One Streptomyces sp. RPA4-2 genomic window carries:
- a CDS encoding FAD-binding protein → MTKPLTNWAGNITYTAEELHRPQSHDALTALVAKSDRVRVLGSGHSFNEIADPGRGGVLLSLSALPPVVDVDTTARTVRVAGGVRYAELARRVHEHGLALHNMASLPHISVAGSVATGTHGSGMRNGSLASAVREVELITADGSALTIGREDTGFDGAVTSLGALGVVTSLTLDLEPDFEVSQHVFTELPEDGLDFETVAATAYSVSLFTDWGRPGFRQAWLKRRTDQPLPDFPWGTPATEAMHPVPGMPAVNCTRQFGVPGPWHERLPHFRAEFTPSSGSELQSEYLLPRPDAADALRALDTIRGSVAPLLQICEVRTVAADRQWLSPAYGRDTVALHFTWVEDTDAVLPVVRRVEAALEPFDPRPHWGKVFTVPSDVLRGRYPRLDDFRALARATDPAGKFANAFVSDFLHPLS, encoded by the coding sequence ATGACCAAGCCCCTGACCAACTGGGCCGGCAACATCACGTACACCGCCGAGGAACTGCACCGGCCACAGTCGCACGACGCGCTCACGGCCCTGGTCGCGAAGAGCGACCGGGTGCGGGTGCTGGGCAGCGGGCACTCCTTCAACGAGATCGCCGACCCGGGCCGAGGCGGCGTCCTGCTCTCGCTGTCCGCGCTGCCCCCGGTCGTGGACGTCGACACGACGGCCCGTACGGTGCGGGTCGCGGGCGGCGTCCGCTACGCGGAGCTGGCGCGCCGGGTCCACGAGCACGGGCTCGCCCTGCACAACATGGCCTCGCTGCCGCACATCTCGGTGGCCGGGTCCGTGGCGACCGGCACGCACGGCTCGGGCATGCGCAACGGTTCGCTCGCCTCGGCCGTCCGCGAGGTGGAGCTGATCACGGCCGACGGTTCGGCCCTGACGATCGGCCGCGAGGACACGGGCTTCGACGGGGCGGTGACCTCGCTCGGCGCGCTCGGCGTCGTCACCTCGCTCACCCTCGACCTGGAACCGGACTTCGAGGTGAGCCAGCACGTGTTCACCGAACTCCCCGAGGACGGGCTGGACTTCGAGACGGTGGCGGCGACGGCCTACAGCGTGAGTCTGTTCACCGACTGGGGACGGCCCGGCTTCCGGCAGGCGTGGCTCAAGCGGCGCACCGACCAGCCGCTGCCGGACTTCCCGTGGGGGACGCCGGCCACCGAGGCGATGCACCCGGTCCCGGGCATGCCCGCCGTGAACTGCACCCGGCAGTTCGGTGTCCCCGGCCCCTGGCACGAGCGACTGCCGCACTTCCGGGCGGAGTTCACCCCCAGCAGCGGGTCCGAGTTGCAGTCCGAGTACCTGCTGCCGCGCCCGGACGCGGCGGACGCGCTGCGCGCACTCGACACGATCCGCGGGAGCGTCGCTCCGCTGCTGCAGATCTGCGAGGTGCGCACGGTCGCCGCCGACCGGCAGTGGCTGAGCCCCGCCTACGGACGGGACACCGTGGCCCTGCACTTCACCTGGGTCGAGGACACCGACGCCGTGCTGCCGGTGGTACGGCGGGTCGAGGCGGCGCTGGAGCCGTTCGATCCGCGGCCGCACTGGGGCAAGGTGTTCACCGTGCCGTCGGACGTGCTGCGCGGGCGCTATCCGCGACTGGACGACTTCCGGGCGCTGGCCCGTGCGACGGACCCGGCGGGCAAGTTCGCCAACGCCTTCGTGTCGGACTTTCTCCACCCCCTTTCCTAA
- a CDS encoding hydroxyacid dehydrogenase has protein sequence MSERPVAMFAMTAENVPRVFPPGVLARLRDLVDIDPGLVAEDFTRPAVREALAGTEILISGWGCPPLDAAVLEAAPELRAVLHAAGSVKGFVTPAVWERGLVVSSAAGANALPVAEYTLAMILLAGKDVFTYRDRLRSERMFPHQGVVPGIGNLGRRVGVIGASRTGRRLIELLRPFDLRVSLADPYVDEAGAAALGVALLPLDALLVGSDIVSVHAPETAGTRHLIGRRELALMPDGSVLVNTARGSLVDHDALTDELRAGRIAAILDVTEPEPLPPDSPLYDLPNAFVTPHLAGSQGNELARLGLVVVGEAERLVSGRVPEFRVDERELGRMA, from the coding sequence TTGTCCGAGCGCCCCGTCGCGATGTTCGCCATGACCGCGGAGAACGTGCCGCGTGTCTTCCCGCCCGGGGTGCTGGCCCGGCTGCGGGACCTCGTCGACATCGATCCCGGCCTGGTCGCCGAGGACTTCACCCGGCCCGCCGTCCGTGAGGCGCTGGCCGGGACCGAGATCCTGATCAGCGGCTGGGGGTGCCCGCCGCTGGACGCGGCCGTGCTGGAAGCGGCGCCGGAACTGCGTGCGGTGCTGCACGCGGCGGGCTCCGTGAAGGGTTTCGTGACCCCCGCGGTCTGGGAGCGGGGGCTCGTGGTGTCCTCGGCGGCCGGGGCCAACGCGCTGCCCGTCGCCGAGTACACGCTCGCCATGATCCTGCTCGCGGGCAAGGACGTCTTCACGTACCGGGACCGCCTGCGCAGCGAGCGGATGTTCCCGCACCAGGGGGTCGTCCCCGGCATCGGCAACCTCGGCCGCCGTGTCGGCGTCATCGGGGCCTCGCGCACCGGACGTCGCCTCATCGAACTGCTGCGGCCCTTCGATCTGCGGGTGAGCCTCGCGGACCCGTACGTGGACGAGGCCGGGGCCGCCGCGCTCGGAGTCGCACTGCTGCCGCTCGACGCACTGCTCGTCGGCAGCGACATCGTCAGCGTGCACGCACCCGAGACCGCCGGGACACGGCATCTGATCGGACGTCGCGAACTCGCCCTGATGCCGGACGGATCGGTGCTCGTCAACACCGCGCGCGGCTCGCTCGTCGACCACGACGCGCTGACCGACGAGCTGCGGGCGGGGCGGATCGCGGCGATTCTCGACGTGACCGAGCCCGAGCCGCTCCCGCCGGACTCCCCGCTGTACGACCTTCCGAACGCCTTCGTCACGCCGCACCTCGCGGGTTCCCAGGGCAACGAACTCGCCCGGCTCGGCCTGGTGGTGGTCGGGGAGGCCGAGCGGCTGGTCTCCGGCCGGGTGCCGGAGTTCCGCGTGGACGAACGGGAGCTCGGCCGGATGGCGTGA
- a CDS encoding pyridoxamine 5'-phosphate oxidase family protein, with protein sequence MVHNPLPETDLTRHRRLREQGSLDRGELDAILDAGFVCHLGVVVEGRPVVVPTVFGRDEESLYVHGSVASRSLAAGAPVCVTVTHVDGLVLARSVFEHGVNYRSAMIHGVPRKVTDPEEKTEGLRRLTEHATPGQWDYARRPSRRELAATTLLALSLEEASVKIRTGAPGDGDGPDAALGLWAGTLPLTTVWGAPEPDPLLPPELVPPAHIARREGTRHG encoded by the coding sequence ATGGTCCACAATCCGCTCCCCGAGACCGACCTCACCCGACACCGCCGTCTGCGCGAGCAGGGCTCCCTGGACAGGGGCGAGCTGGACGCCATCCTGGACGCGGGATTCGTCTGCCATCTGGGGGTGGTCGTCGAGGGCCGGCCGGTGGTCGTGCCGACGGTCTTCGGACGCGACGAGGAGTCGTTGTACGTGCACGGCTCGGTCGCTAGCCGGAGCCTGGCGGCGGGGGCGCCGGTCTGCGTGACCGTCACGCACGTCGACGGGCTCGTCCTGGCGCGGTCCGTGTTCGAGCACGGGGTGAACTACCGGAGCGCCATGATCCACGGCGTACCGCGGAAGGTGACCGACCCGGAGGAGAAGACGGAAGGGCTGCGCCGTCTCACCGAGCACGCCACGCCGGGCCAGTGGGACTACGCCCGCCGCCCGAGCCGCCGGGAACTGGCCGCGACCACCCTTCTCGCCCTCTCCCTGGAAGAGGCCTCCGTGAAGATCCGTACGGGCGCCCCGGGCGACGGGGACGGGCCGGACGCGGCGCTCGGACTCTGGGCCGGGACACTGCCGCTCACGACGGTCTGGGGCGCACCCGAGCCCGACCCGCTGCTGCCGCCCGAGCTGGTCCCGCCCGCGCACATCGCGCGACGCGAGGGGACCCGGCACGGCTGA